A genomic segment from Propionibacteriaceae bacterium ZF39 encodes:
- a CDS encoding lysophospholipid acyltransferase family protein, producing MSDSLDLRPLTPLPQGALTPLPTGKVVDLPHLHSDLPASRVSLLRSVRGTAAWLLRRQWRIELHGTEHIPVSGPAILAANHIGVLDGPLLVAMTPRTTFALAKSELFTGKVGRLLEAAGQIPIKQRELDTRALRRALKVLGDGHLLGIFPEGSRDVGDMAAIRGGAAYLAMASGAPIIPVALLGTREPGQTISDVPQRGGRIHIVYGEPIVIDRTLWPRRRHEVADRTEEVRRRLAAHVAWAEGHTGMALPGVPAPKATAAA from the coding sequence GTGAGTGACAGTCTCGACCTGCGGCCGCTGACCCCGCTGCCCCAAGGCGCGCTCACCCCGTTGCCGACCGGCAAGGTCGTCGACCTGCCCCACCTGCATTCCGATTTACCCGCCAGCCGGGTCAGCCTCCTGCGCAGCGTGCGCGGGACGGCCGCCTGGTTGCTCCGTCGCCAGTGGCGGATCGAGCTGCACGGCACCGAGCACATCCCGGTCAGTGGCCCCGCCATCCTGGCCGCCAACCACATCGGTGTCCTCGACGGTCCGCTGCTGGTCGCCATGACCCCGCGGACCACGTTCGCCCTCGCCAAGTCCGAACTCTTCACCGGCAAGGTCGGGCGACTGCTCGAGGCTGCCGGGCAGATTCCCATCAAGCAGCGGGAACTCGACACCCGCGCGCTGCGGCGTGCGCTCAAGGTGCTGGGCGACGGTCATCTGCTCGGGATCTTCCCCGAGGGCAGCCGCGATGTCGGCGACATGGCCGCGATCCGTGGGGGAGCGGCCTACCTGGCGATGGCCTCCGGCGCGCCGATCATCCCGGTCGCGCTGCTGGGTACGCGCGAGCCCGGCCAGACCATCAGCGATGTGCCGCAGCGTGGGGGACGGATCCATATCGTGTACGGTGAACCGATTGTCATCGATCGGACCCTGTGGCCCCGGCGCAGGCACGAGGTGGCGGACCGGACCGAAGAGGTACGCCGCCGGCTTGCTGCCCATGTCGCGTGGGCGGAGGGTCACACGGGGATGGCACTCCCGGGCGTACCCGCGCCGAAAGCCACCGCTGCAGCGTGA
- the cmk gene encoding (d)CMP kinase, whose product MKDEPLIIAIDGPSGSGKSSTSRGVARKLGLAYLDTGAMYRAAAWLVAERTLDDPAAVIDAIATTPMDIALDPAAFAISVDGTDVTEAIREPRISASVSKVSTIQAVRDILIARQRELIAGADGGIVVEGRDITTVVAPDAQVRVLLVADPAARIARRQAELGGRADHAQVTDQVIRRDADDSTVAAFTEAAPGVTVVDSTHLTLDQVIDRICGMAPVDR is encoded by the coding sequence ATGAAGGACGAGCCGTTGATCATTGCGATCGACGGTCCGAGTGGATCGGGCAAGTCGAGCACGTCGCGTGGCGTTGCGCGCAAGCTCGGTCTGGCCTATCTGGACACCGGCGCGATGTATCGCGCGGCAGCGTGGCTGGTGGCCGAGCGTACGCTCGATGACCCGGCCGCCGTCATCGACGCGATCGCCACCACGCCGATGGACATCGCACTCGACCCCGCCGCATTCGCGATCTCGGTCGACGGCACCGATGTGACCGAGGCGATCCGTGAGCCGCGCATCTCGGCCTCGGTGTCGAAGGTCTCCACGATCCAGGCGGTCCGCGACATCCTCATCGCGCGGCAGCGCGAGCTGATCGCCGGCGCCGACGGCGGCATCGTCGTTGAGGGCCGCGACATCACAACGGTGGTCGCCCCGGACGCGCAGGTCCGCGTACTCCTCGTCGCCGATCCCGCCGCCCGCATCGCCCGCCGCCAGGCCGAACTCGGCGGCAGGGCCGACCACGCCCAGGTGACCGATCAGGTGATCCGCCGGGATGCCGACGACTCGACCGTGGCGGCCTTCACCGAAGCCGCCCCCGGCGTGACGGTCGTCGATTCGACCCATCTGACCCTTGACCAAGTGATCGACCGCATCTGCGGCATGGCCCCAGTTGACCGATGA
- a CDS encoding ABC transporter permease, whose amino-acid sequence MSAVRAWRLFASELGLMAGRRRNQVGVGVLMAIPVLMAMAIRLSRPGGPHGPDFITEVSENGFFVALSALSVMIPLFLPLAVAALCGDAIAGEANQGTLRYLLTVPVHRTRLLLTKYAALVVGAFIAPTVVALAGLLSGWILFGLKDVRVLSGTEIPLVEGLGRLVLFVAYLAVCLAALAAVGLFISTLTEQPIAAMLATAGVVMISWILSGIPQLDWLHPWLITAHWAAGTDLFRDPIFFDSIRRGLLLALAYILVFVAAAWARFGSKDITS is encoded by the coding sequence ATGTCAGCGGTTAGGGCGTGGCGCCTGTTCGCCTCCGAACTCGGGCTCATGGCCGGGCGGCGGCGCAATCAGGTGGGGGTGGGCGTCCTCATGGCCATCCCGGTGCTCATGGCGATGGCCATTCGTCTCTCACGGCCCGGCGGTCCGCATGGGCCGGATTTCATCACCGAGGTCAGTGAGAACGGCTTTTTCGTCGCCCTCAGCGCGCTGAGCGTCATGATCCCCCTGTTCCTGCCGCTGGCCGTGGCCGCCCTGTGTGGCGATGCAATCGCGGGGGAGGCCAACCAGGGCACGCTGCGCTATCTGCTGACCGTGCCGGTGCACAGGACCCGTTTGCTGCTCACGAAGTACGCCGCGCTGGTCGTCGGTGCGTTCATCGCCCCGACCGTGGTGGCTCTGGCGGGCCTGCTCTCGGGCTGGATCCTGTTCGGCCTCAAGGACGTGCGGGTCCTGTCCGGTACGGAGATCCCACTCGTTGAGGGTCTTGGCCGACTCGTGCTGTTCGTCGCGTATCTGGCCGTGTGTCTGGCCGCTCTCGCCGCCGTCGGGCTGTTCATCTCCACCCTGACCGAGCAACCGATCGCGGCGATGCTCGCCACAGCCGGGGTCGTCATGATCAGTTGGATCCTCAGCGGCATCCCGCAGCTCGATTGGCTTCACCCATGGCTGATCACCGCTCATTGGGCCGCCGGCACCGACCTGTTCCGCGACCCGATCTTCTTCGACTCGATCCGGCGTGGGCTCCTGCTCGCGCTGGCGTACATCCTGGTCTTCGTCGCCGCAGCCTGGGCACGGTTCGGCAGCAAGGATATTACGAGCTGA
- a CDS encoding ATP-binding cassette domain-containing protein: MTAATAPAEDVEASPAIHTSGLTKNFGAQRVVDDIDLIVPTGSVYGFLGPNGSGKTTTIRMLLGLIRPTAGNATILGQPIGHGDARILGRVGALVEGPAFHPYLSGRDNLLRIDAADLNADPATARRRVAEALDRVGLAAAAGKRYRAYSLGMRQRLGIAAALLQPRDLLVLDEPTNGLDPQGTREVRSLLAELNADGVSVLVSSHLLSEVEQICSHVGMMRTGRLVTQGPLAEVRRSAQQRLTVTTSDPAGATAVLQEFAVAELTPIDGGVTGLMGEDQEPEAIVAALVNAGVGVRGFDVARPSLEDLFIALTGEGFDVSG; the protein is encoded by the coding sequence GTGACGGCGGCCACGGCCCCTGCCGAGGACGTCGAGGCGTCTCCCGCGATCCATACCTCCGGGCTGACCAAGAATTTCGGTGCCCAGCGTGTGGTCGACGACATCGATCTCATCGTGCCCACGGGTTCGGTCTATGGATTCCTGGGTCCCAACGGCTCCGGCAAGACCACGACCATCCGGATGCTGCTGGGCCTGATCCGCCCGACGGCGGGCAACGCGACCATCCTGGGGCAGCCGATCGGCCACGGGGATGCCCGCATCCTGGGGCGGGTGGGGGCGCTCGTCGAGGGTCCTGCCTTTCACCCGTATCTCTCCGGCCGTGACAACCTGCTCCGCATCGATGCAGCCGATCTGAATGCGGACCCGGCAACAGCCAGGCGTCGGGTCGCCGAGGCCCTCGATCGCGTGGGACTGGCGGCGGCTGCCGGGAAGCGCTACCGGGCGTACTCCCTCGGCATGCGCCAGCGGCTCGGCATCGCGGCCGCGCTGCTGCAGCCGCGCGACCTGCTCGTGCTCGACGAACCGACCAACGGCCTCGACCCCCAGGGCACGCGCGAGGTGCGCTCGCTCCTGGCCGAGCTGAACGCCGACGGTGTGAGCGTCCTCGTGTCGAGCCACCTGCTCAGCGAGGTCGAGCAGATCTGTTCGCATGTGGGGATGATGCGCACGGGTCGGCTGGTGACGCAGGGCCCACTGGCGGAGGTACGCCGCAGCGCGCAGCAACGCCTCACCGTGACCACGAGCGACCCTGCGGGGGCGACAGCGGTCCTGCAGGAGTTCGCCGTCGCGGAGCTCACGCCGATCGATGGGGGAGTGACGGGCCTGATGGGCGAGGATCAGGAGCCGGAGGCGATCGTAGCGGCGCTGGTCAACGCAGGGGTGGGCGTACGCGGGTTCGATGTGGCCCGGCCCAGTCTCGAGGATCTCTTCATCGCCCTCACGGGGGAGGGCTTCGATGTCAGCGGTTAG